The following are encoded together in the Panthera leo isolate Ple1 chromosome B4, P.leo_Ple1_pat1.1, whole genome shotgun sequence genome:
- the ATP5F1B gene encoding ATP synthase subunit beta, mitochondrial translates to MLGFVGRVAATSASGALRGLSSSAPLPQAQVLLRATPAVLQPARDYAAQTSPSPKAGAATGRIVAVIGAVVDVQFDEGLPPILNALEVQGRDTRLVLEVAQHLGESTVRTIAMDGTEGLVRGQKVLDSGAPIKIPVGPETLGRIMNVIGEPIDERGPIKTKQFAAIHAEAPEFMEMSVEQEILVTGIKVVDLLAPYAKGGKIGLFGGAGVGKTVLIMELINNVAKAHGGYSVFAGVGERTREGNDLYHEMIESGVINLKDATSKVALVYGQMNEPPGARARVALTGLTVAEYFRDQEGQDVLLFIDNIFRFTQAGSEVSALLGRIPSAVGYQPTLATDMGTMQERITTTKKGSITSVQAIYVPADDLTDPAPATTFAHLDATTVLSRAIAELGIYPAVDPLDSTSRIMDPNIVGNEHYDVARGVQKILQDYKSLQDIIAILGMDELSEEDKLTVSRARKIQRFLSQPFQVAEVFTGHMGKLVPLKETIKGFQQILAGEYDHLPEQAFYMVGPIEEAVAKADKLAEEHS, encoded by the exons ATGTTGGGTTTCGTGGGCCGTGTGGCCGCTACCTCGGCCTCCGGGGCCTTGCGGGGACTCAGCTCTTCAGCGCCGCTACCCCAAGCCCAGGTCTTACTGCGGGCCACCCCGGCGGTGCTCCAGCCTG ctAGAGACTATGCCGCCCAAACATCTCCTTCGCCGAAGGCAGGCGCTGCCACCGGGCGCATCGTGGCAGTCATCGGTGCTGTGGTGGATGTCCAGTTTGATGAGGGACTACCACCCATCCTAAATGCCCTAGAAGTGCAAGGCAGGGACACCAGGCTGGTTTTGGAGGTGGCTCAGCATTTGG GTGAGAGCACGGTAAGGACTATTGCCATGGATGGTACAGAAGGCTTGGTTAGAGGCCAGAAAGTCCTGGATTCTGGTGCACCAATCAAAATTCCTGTTGGTCCTGAGACCTTGGGCAGAATCATGAATGTCATTGGAGAACCTATTGATGAGAGAGGTCCCATCAAAACCAAACA ATTTGCAGCTATTCATGCTGAGGCTCCTGAGTTCATGGAGATGAGTGTTGAGCAGGAAATTCTGGTTACTGGTATCAAGGTTGTGGATCTGCTGGCTCCCTATGCCAAGGGTGGCAAAATTG GGCTGTTTGGTGGTGCTGGAGTTGGCAAGACTGTACTGATCATGGAGTTAATCAACAATGTGGCCAAAGCCCATGGTGGTTACTCTGTGTTTGCTGGTGTTGGTGAGAGGACCCGTGAAGGCAATGACTTATACCATGAAATGATTGAGTCTGGTGTTATCAACTTAAAAGATGCTACCTCCAAG GTAGCGCTAGTGTATGGTCAAATGAATGAACCACCTGGTGCTCGCGCCCGAGTAGCTCTGACTGGACTGACGGTTGCTGAATACTTCAGAGACCAAGAGGGTCAAGATGTACTGCTCTTTATTGATAACATCTTTCGTTTCACCCAGGCTGGCTCTGAG gTGTCTGCTCTATTGGGTAGAATCCCTTCTGCGGTGGGCTATCAGCCTACCCTGGCCACTGACATGGGTACCATGCAGGAAAGAATCACCACCACCAAGAAGGGATCTATTACCTCTGTGcag GCTATCTATGTGCCTGCTGATGACTTGACAGACCCTGCCCCTGCCACTACCTTTGCCCATTTGGATGCTACCACTGTGCTGTCCCGTGCTATTGCTGAGTTGGGTATCTATCCAGCTGTGGATCCTCTGGATTCCACCTCTCGAATTATGGATCCCAACATTGTTGGAAATGAGCATTATGATGTTGCCCGTGGGGTACAAAAGATCCTACAG GACTACAAATCTCTCCAGGACATCATTGCTATCCTGGGTATGGATGAACTTTCTGAGGAAGACAAGTTGACTGTGTCCCGTGCACGGAAAATACAGCGTTTCTTGTCTCAGCCATTCCAGGTTGCTGAGGTTTTCACAGGTCATATGGGGAAGCTGGTACCTCTGAAGGAGACCATCAAAGGTTTCCAGCAGATTTTGGCAG GTGAATATGACCATCTCCCAGAACAGGCCTTCTATATGGTGGGACCCATTGAGGAAGCTGTGGCAAAAGCTGATAAGCTGGCTGAAGAGCATTCGTGA